In Methylobacterium sp. WL1, the sequence ACGCGGTCAACGGCGTGCTCAACATCGCCTGGAGCGTGCTGTTCTTCCGGTTCCGCCGGCCCGACTGGGCGCTCGCCGAGGTTGCGGCCCTGTGGCTGTCGATCGCCGTGCTGGTGCTGGTCACCGGCCGGGTCTCGGCGATGGCCGGGCTGATGAACCTGCCGTATCTCGCCTGGGTCAGCGTCGCCGCCTGCCTGAACCTGCGGATCGTGCGCCTCAACGCGCCGTTCCGGGGGCTCGCCTGATGGAGGCGCTGTTCGCCTCGGGCCGGATCGTCGACGCGATCCTGGCGCTGGTCGCCGCCGAGGCTCTGCTGCTCGCCTGGTTCGCGCGGCGCCGCGGGATGGCCCCGGCGGCGCTGCTCGCCAACCTGGGCTCCGGTGCGGCACTGATGCTGGCGCTCCGGGCCGCCCTCACCGGATCCGGCTGGCCGGTGGTCGCCGGCTGGATGCTGGCGGGCCTCCTGGCCCACCTCGCCGATCTTGGTTTTCGGTTCCGTCAGGGCGCCACGGCGCATCGCCGCACCCGGCCGCAGCCAGGAACAACGCCACAAAGCGCTGCGTTCACGCGCAGCACCCTAGAAAACCTATAAAGACGGCTCGGGAGAGGTCGCCATGCAGCGCAGGAACGCCCTCTCGTCGGCCCGTGGCGCGGCCCCCCTCCTGGCGGGCCTGCTGCTCGCCGCGCCGGCCCTGGCGCAGGACGCGTCCGATCCGGTCGAGCGCGGCAAGTACCTCGTCACCATGGGCGATTGCGCCGCCTGCCACACCGCCCCGGGCGGCAAGTTCCTGGCCGGCAACTACGCGCTCAACATGCCGTTCGGGGTGATCATGACCCCCAACCTGACCCCCGACAAGGAGACCGGGCTCGGCGACTACGCTTACGCCGACTTCGAGAAGTCGTTCCGGCAGGGCTACAGCAAGCATGTCGGCTACCTGTACCCGGCCTTCCCGTTCGGTTGGTACACCAAGGTCACCGACGAGGACACCAAGGCGATCTGGGCCTACCTGCAATCGCTGCCGCCGGTGAACGAGAAGCGCAAGGACAACCAGATCCCGTTCCCGTTCAGCGTCCGCACCGCGCTGGTGACGTGGCGGACCGCGTTCTTCACGGAGGAGCGCTTCAAGCCCGACCCGAGCGCCAGCGCCGAGGTGAACCGCGGCGCCTACCTGGTCGAGGGGCTGGGCCACTGCGCGATGTGCCACAACGAGAACAAGCTCGTGGGCAATTCGAGCTTCGCCGGCCGCTTCGGCGGCGGCGTCATCGACGGCTGGTACGCCCCCAACATCACCCCGGACGGCCACCAGGGCATCGGCGCCTGGACCGACGAGCAGGTGGTGACCTACCTCAAGACCGGCACCGCCCCGGGGGACCGCCCCGGCGTCGCCGCCGGCCCGATGCGCCAGACCATCATGGAATCCCTCTCCAAGGTGAAGGAGGAGGACCTGAAGGCGATGGTCGCCTACCTTCGCACGGTCCCGGCCAAGCAGACCTACAAGCCGAAGGACCTCACCGCCTTCGACACCGCGGACGCGCCGGGCGCGTCCACCTACCTGACCTACTGCTCCTCCTGCCACCAGCCCAACGGCAAGGGCATCGAGGGCGCGGTGCCGGCGCTCGCCGGCAACACCTCGGTGATGTCGGATGGCCCCGAGACGGTGCTGCGGGTGATCTACGGCGGGCTCGCCGCCCAGAGCGGCTACGCCCCGATGGTGGCGATCGGCCAGCAGATGACCGATGTCGAGGTCAGGAACGTCACCGACTACATCCGCAATTCCTGGGGCAACAAGGCGCCGCCGGTGACCGGCGACAAGGCCTCCGAGGCCCGGGCCGCCACCAAGACCATGCTGGCCGGCACCGCCCCGTGCGCCGAGATCGAGCAGGACGCGCTCAAGGCCGCCTTCGACAAGGTCGGGGTGGCGGCGACGCTCACCGGCCTCAAGCAGCAGGACTTCGTGCCGACGCTGGTCCGGGTGGTGCCGCAGATCAAGGCGGCCGACGCGGGAGCCACCGACGAGGACGTGGTCAACGCCCTCACCACGGCCTTCTGCAAGGTCGGCCGCGACGACCCGCAATACGCCAACCCGAGCTGGCCCGCGGTGATCGGCACCTTTGCCAACGTCGCCTACAGCCAGGTGAAGAACCCGGAGAAGCAGGCGGCGGCCGTGCCCAGCGCGACCACGCCGCCGGCGAAGAACTGAGGTTTTTGGGTTTAACACCGTCATTCCGGGGCCGCGTAGCGGAGCCCGGGATCCATAACCACCGCGTCTTACGGACGGGTTGGAACGCGACTGCTCAAGTCCGCGACAGTCGCGACTATGGATCCCGGGGCGCCGCAGGCGAGCCCGGAACCCAGATCCGCCGACGCGCACGGAGAGCGCGGAACGCTGCGGCTCACAGTCGGCAACCACGGCGGTTCTGGTTTCCGGGCCCCGTTTTGCGGCTCCGGAATGGCAGGGCGGGTGGCGGAAGCTCGTCGTGGATCACGTCCCCGACGTGTCGGAGGTCGAACGCCGCCGCCTCGGCCACCTCCAGCCGGCGCCTCCCTGACGTGCCATCGCGCCCGGCGTAATAGAGGCGCTCAGGCCGGTTCGTAGCGCCGTACCTTCGAAAGGTCGCTTTCGGCCTCCGCGTGCGAGAGGTCGTGCGCGGTCTGAAGGTTGAGCCAGAACTGGGGGGTCGTCCCGAACCGGATGCTCAAGCGAAGCGCTGTATCGGCGGTCACGCCGCGGCGTTCGCGGAGGATCTCGCTGAGCCTGTTGGGCGGGACATCGATCTCGGCGGCCAAGCGGTTGGCGCTTAGTCCGAGCGGCGCCATGAACTCCTCGCGGAGAACCTCACCGGGATGCGTGCGCAGGCGGGGCATGGGTACTATCCTCGATGGTAATCCACGATCTCGACGGACTCGGGTCCGGCGTCGCCCCACGTGAAGCGGATGCGCCACGGGTCGTCGATGCGGATGCTCCACTGTCCGTTGCGGTTGCCGCTCAGCTTCTCGAGCTGGTTGCCGGGCGGGGAACGCAGGTCGCCCAACGCGGCCGCGGCGTCGATCATGTCGAGCTTGCGGACGGCGACGGCTTTGAAGGCACGCCACT encodes:
- a CDS encoding c-type cytochrome — protein: MQRRNALSSARGAAPLLAGLLLAAPALAQDASDPVERGKYLVTMGDCAACHTAPGGKFLAGNYALNMPFGVIMTPNLTPDKETGLGDYAYADFEKSFRQGYSKHVGYLYPAFPFGWYTKVTDEDTKAIWAYLQSLPPVNEKRKDNQIPFPFSVRTALVTWRTAFFTEERFKPDPSASAEVNRGAYLVEGLGHCAMCHNENKLVGNSSFAGRFGGGVIDGWYAPNITPDGHQGIGAWTDEQVVTYLKTGTAPGDRPGVAAGPMRQTIMESLSKVKEEDLKAMVAYLRTVPAKQTYKPKDLTAFDTADAPGASTYLTYCSSCHQPNGKGIEGAVPALAGNTSVMSDGPETVLRVIYGGLAAQSGYAPMVAIGQQMTDVEVRNVTDYIRNSWGNKAPPVTGDKASEARAATKTMLAGTAPCAEIEQDALKAAFDKVGVAATLTGLKQQDFVPTLVRVVPQIKAADAGATDEDVVNALTTAFCKVGRDDPQYANPSWPAVIGTFANVAYSQVKNPEKQAAAVPSATTPPAKN
- a CDS encoding HigA family addiction module antitoxin, coding for MPRLRTHPGEVLREEFMAPLGLSANRLAAEIDVPPNRLSEILRERRGVTADTALRLSIRFGTTPQFWLNLQTAHDLSHAEAESDLSKVRRYEPA
- a CDS encoding type II toxin-antitoxin system RelE/ParE family toxin — translated: MIRSFADKETEALHLRDVCHRQWRAFKAVAVRKLDMIDAAAALGDLRSPPGNQLEKLSGNRNGQWSIRIDDPWRIRFTWGDAGPESVEIVDYHRG